In the genome of Oncorhynchus masou masou isolate Uvic2021 chromosome 26, UVic_Omas_1.1, whole genome shotgun sequence, one region contains:
- the ccdc90b gene encoding coiled-coil domain-containing protein 90B, mitochondrial isoform X1, whose protein sequence is MTSVNRHCVTLFRSVFRHCQRHLNNGTYWRTQSWREFHVATPVAAYDLRKVELTPLEQRKLTFDSHAMVIELESNGFEKRQAEIIVAALVTLATANMDIVYKDMVTGAHQEIALQQIMAHLDSIRKDMVILEKSEFANLRSENAKMKTELDQIRNRLMARERLRSKVMRPPKHSPTKPHCLTQRASNPEASRTNVSEETPCTWRPWLVCTAPGPPQESLVRDETRISLPAKPSLIRTTQGQMWVAPRTSRSRPAATEPERQPRVSGGTCVCPVLDYSAGVWGAKRYFRKEHVHNRAVRYFLGVHKFAPILAITGDMGWDPCAVRWKACVVRLWDRLLDMPNARRASKVFQWDLSIGGTWTTEMFDLFQQSDCEHLYKKNKFRETWI, encoded by the exons ATGACCAGTGTAAACAGACACTGTGTAACTCTTTTCCGGTCAGTATTTCGGCACTGTCAGAGGCATCTGAACAATGGCACATACTGGAGAACACAGAGTTGGAGAG agtTCCACGTTGCAACACCTGTAGCAGCGTACGACCTGAGGAAAGTGGAGCTGACCCCTCTGGAACAGAGGAAACTGACTTTTGACTCTCATGCCATGGTCATTGAGCTGGAGAGCAATG GCTTTGAAAAGCGCCAAGCAGAAATCATAGTAGCGGCTCTGGTGACTCTGGCAACAGCCAACATGGACATAGTGTACAAAGACATGGTGACTGGAGCACAccag GAGATTGCGCTGCAGCAGATCATggctcacctggactccatcaggAAAGACATGGTGATCCTGGAGAAGAGTGAGTTTGCCAACCTGCGCTCGGAGAACGCT aAAATGAAGACAGAGTTGGATCAGATAAGGAACAGGCTGATG gctcgggagagactaaggtcgaaagtcatgcgtcctccgaaacacagcccaaccaagccgcactgcttaacacagcgcgcatccaacccggaagccagccgcaccaatgtgtcggaggaaacaccgtgcacctggcgaccttggttagtgtgcactgcgcccggcccgccacaggagtcgctggtgcgcgatgagacaaggatatccctaccggctaAACCCTCCCTAATCCGGACGACGCAAGGCCAAATGTGGGTCGCCCCACgcacctcccggtcgcggccagctgcgacagagcctgagcgccaacccagagtctctggtggcacatgtgtgtgtcctgttctgGACTATTCAGCAGGAGTGTGGGGTGCTAAGAGGTATTTTAGAAAGGAACATGTCCATAACAGAGCAGTACGTTACTTTTTAGGTGTCCACAAGTTTGCACCTATACTtgcaataactggggacatgggctgggaTCCCTGTGCggtgagatggaaggcatgtGTGGTGAGACTATGGGATAGACTGTTGGATATGCCAAATGCCAGAAGAGCTAGTAAAGTTTTTCAATGGGATCTATCTATAGGGGGAACATGGACAACTGAAATGTTTGACCTTTTTCAACAGTCTGACTGTGAACAtctttacaaaaaaaacaaatttAGGGAGACATGGATATGA
- the ccdc90b gene encoding coiled-coil domain-containing protein 90B, mitochondrial isoform X2: protein MTSVNRHCVTLFRSVFRHCQRHLNNGTYWRTQSWREFHVATPVAAYDLRKVELTPLEQRKLTFDSHAMVIELESNGFEKRQAEIIVAALVTLATANMDIVYKDMVTGAHQEIALQQIMAHLDSIRKDMVILEKSEFANLRSENAKMKTELDQIRNRLMEESKKVRAEAKLDINLERSRVTDMFTEQEKKLMENSTEFHRKNAVIDHETMETTKKIDLEVASLKTLLESLKLETIRYLAASVFACLAIALGFYRLWK, encoded by the exons ATGACCAGTGTAAACAGACACTGTGTAACTCTTTTCCGGTCAGTATTTCGGCACTGTCAGAGGCATCTGAACAATGGCACATACTGGAGAACACAGAGTTGGAGAG agtTCCACGTTGCAACACCTGTAGCAGCGTACGACCTGAGGAAAGTGGAGCTGACCCCTCTGGAACAGAGGAAACTGACTTTTGACTCTCATGCCATGGTCATTGAGCTGGAGAGCAATG GCTTTGAAAAGCGCCAAGCAGAAATCATAGTAGCGGCTCTGGTGACTCTGGCAACAGCCAACATGGACATAGTGTACAAAGACATGGTGACTGGAGCACAccag GAGATTGCGCTGCAGCAGATCATggctcacctggactccatcaggAAAGACATGGTGATCCTGGAGAAGAGTGAGTTTGCCAACCTGCGCTCGGAGAACGCT aAAATGAAGACAGAGTTGGATCAGATAAGGAACAGGCTGATG GAGGAGAGTAAGAAGGTCCGAGCTGAGGCCAAGCTGGACATCAACCTGGAGAGGAGCAGGGTCACTGACatg TTTACTGAGCAGGAGAAGAAACTTATGGAGAACAGCACAGAGTTCCACAGGAAG AACGCAGTCATTGACCACGAAACAATGGAGACGACTAAAAAGATTGATCTAGAGGTGGCCTCCCTGAAAACTCTACTGGAGTCGCTGAAGCTGGAAACAATCCGCTACCTtgcag CGTCCGTTTTCGCCTGCCTAGCGATTGCCTTGGGATTTTACCGCCTTTGGAAGTGA